The Methanophagales archaeon DNA segment GATATCGGGTGACCTGGTGTTTGAGCATAGTGTAGGGAGGACAGACCTGCCTTTTGGTAATAACCAAGCGCTGAGAGAATCCATTCATCAGATAGCTCTACTGGAGACTGAGCTCCTGCTACCTGGTCATGGTCGTATAATAAAAGGGCGAGCTAATATAAAGCGTAACTATGAGTTCATAAAGGAGTTCTACCTGTAATATCTCCAATTGCTCATTTATGGGTTCTTTGGATTTGGATATGCAATGCAAAGTTCTTTTACCGAAACCGAATTTTGTGCAGAGTGAATTTATTTTATTTCTTAGTTCAGGTCCCCAGGGTCTGTTATTCGCCCGGTGATAGCAGAAGCGGCTACTACTGCGGGATTCGCAAGATATACCTCAGAATCCTTATGCCCCATCCGACCTATGAAGTTTCGGTTTGTTGTGCTTATGCAGCGCTCACCCTTTGCGAGTACACCCAGATAGCCACCCAGGCATGCACCGCAGGTAGCGCTACAGACAAATGCACCAGCATCCACGAATATACTTATTAAACCCTCTTCAAGCGCCTGCTTCAGCACCTTCTCACTCGCGGGCACCACAATCATCCGCACATCGGGACTCACCTTCTTGCCCTTCAATATCGCAGCAGCAGCTCTTAAATCCTCTATCCTGCCGTTTGTACAAGAACCTAAGTACGCCTGATCTATAGTGACATCCAGCTCGCTCGCAGGTACAGTATTAGCAGGTGAGAATGGCTTTGCAACTGTAGGGACTATCTCTGATGCATCATACTCAAATATAGCTTCATATTCGCTATCGCTGTCGCTACCCTCGTCCGCATACACAGGTTTATAATCTCCTCTCACTCGGTTACGCAGGAATCTGAATACCTTCTCATCGGGTGGTATGATTCCCGCTTTAGCACCCGCTTCTACTGCCATATTCGCAATTGTTATCCTGTCAGACAGGCTTAAATGAGTTATTGTAGAGCCATAGAACTCCATTGACCTGTATAGTGACCCTGAAACGCCTATATCGCCTATGATATGCAGGATTATATCCTTGCCCGTTACGTATTCCCTGAGATTGCCATCAATAACGAACTTCTGTGTTGCCGGTACTTTGAACCATAATCTACCGGTAGCCATTGCCGCACCCGCCTCTGTTGAGCCCACACCGGTAGAGAAAGCGCCGAGGGCGCCATAAGAGCATGTATGGGAATCCGCACCTATTATCAACCTGCCGGGAGCTACAAAACCTTCTTCTATCATTACCTGATGGCATATCCCGCCTTTACCTATCTCGTAATAGTTCGTGATGTTGTATCTACGGGCATAATCCCGCAACGCCTTCGCCTGCTCCGCTGAGGCTATATCCTTGTTTGGCACATAATGGTCCTGTACAATAACCACTTTATCCCTCTTCGGCTC contains these protein-coding regions:
- a CDS encoding 3-isopropylmalate dehydratase large subunit, with the translated sequence MATIAEKILDGEAGEIVEREVDYIMVNDITGVPAFEVLAELENANENANANANADEPKRDKVVIVQDHYVPNKDIASAEQAKALRDYARRYNITNYYEIGKGGICHQVMIEEGFVAPGRLIIGADSHTCSYGALGAFSTGVGSTEAGAAMATGRLWFKVPATQKFVIDGNLREYVTGKDIILHIIGDIGVSGSLYRSMEFYGSTITHLSLSDRITIANMAVEAGAKAGIIPPDEKVFRFLRNRVRGDYKPVYADEGSDSDSEYEAIFEYDASEIVPTVAKPFSPANTVPASELDVTIDQAYLGSCTNGRIEDLRAAAAILKGKKVSPDVRMIVVPASEKVLKQALEEGLISIFVDAGAFVCSATCGACLGGYLGVLAKGERCISTTNRNFIGRMGHKDSEVYLANPAVVAASAITGRITDPGDLN